The sequence CGGGTAAATTCGCCGTTATCAAACAGGCCGTGAATATAGCTGCCGACAACGCTGCCGTCCTCGTTTACCGCCCCGTCGCTATAATCCACCAGCCGGCCGTTGCTCAGGGTCAGACGGGCAAACGGCCTTGCCCCGTCGCCAAGACGCGAAGCGCCCATATGAATTTCATAACCGCCGAGCGCTTTGCCGGCGCCGGCGGAAAAAATGCCCGGCAGCGCGTCGCCGCAGCGGCCGCTCACCCGCGCGGTCACCTTTTCCACCGCAAACTCGGTTGTCACGTCCAGCAGTCCCAGGCCAGCCATCTGCGCCACGTCCGACTCCACCCCGTCGATGATCCGCCGGCCCAGCATCTGATAGCCGCCGCATATGCCGACGATCGGCACCCCGGCCTGATGTTGCGAGAGCAGCGCCTGGGCGAAGCCGCTCCGTTGCAGCCACTGCAGGTCGCCCAAGGTATTTTTGCTGCCGGGCAGGATCAGCAGATCCGCCCCCGCCAGCGCCGACGGTTCGGCGACATAGCGCAGATTAACGTCCGGCTGGGCGACCAGCGGGTTAAAGTCGCTAAAGTTGGCGATATGCGGCAGCCGGACGACGGCGATATCCAACGCCTTTTCCACCGCGCCCGCGGCCTGTGTGCCAGCGTGGTATTTGCCGGTTTGCAGCGCCACGCCGTCCTCGTCCTCCAGCGTAATATCCAGCCACGGCATTACCCCGATAACCGGTACGCCGGTCAGTTCCTCAATCTGCGCCAGCCCCGACCGGAGCAAGGCGACGTCGCCGCGAAACTTATTGATGATCACCCCTTTCACCCGCGATTTTTCTTCCGGACGCAGCAGCGCCAGCGTGCCGTAGATGGCGGCGAACACCCCGCCGCGATCGATATCGGCCACCAGCAGCACCGGCGCATCGGCCATCGCCGCCATGCCCATATTGACGATATCCCGGTCGCGCAGATTGATCTCCGCCGGACTGCCCGCCCCTTCCAGCACCATCACGTCATACTCGCCGGCAAGGCTGTGGTACACCTGATAAATCTGCTGCCGCAACTGCGGCTTATACTGGTGATAGCTCACCGCATCCATATTACAGACCGCTTTTCCCATCAGCACCACCTGTGATTTGCGGTCGCTGGTGGGCTTGAGCAATACCGGGTTCATTCTCACGTCTGGCTCGATGCCGGCGGCTTCCGCCTGGAATATCTGCGCCCGCCCCATCTCCTCGCCGTAGGGCGTGATGCCCGAGTTCAGCGCCATATTCTGCGACTTGAACGGCGCGCAGCGGTAGCCGTCCTGGGCGAAAATCCGGCACAGTCCGGCCACCAGTACGCTTTTCCCGACGTCGGAGGCGGTGCCTTGCAACATAACGGACAGGGTCATGGCGTTCCCCCGCTGCGCAACCGGCGCAGCGGATAGCGAGAGTTTCCTTAGCTGTTGTTCCATTGGTTACTCCTCAGAACGCCAGGATTTATTCACCAGAATGGTGGAGAAATAGGGTAATTTCTGCTCGTCGCCCACCTGATCCAGACGGCGCCAGCATCGTTCGCCCGGCAGCGAGGCGTCGGACATCAGCAGGGCGTGATCCAAAAGATCAAGCCGCGCCAGCAGCTCGCGCAGCGCGGCGAAATGGCCGTAGACCTTCATCAGCACCACGCAGTCATGGGCGATAAGCGCCTGTTCCAACTGCGCCGGCGGTGCGGTGCAAGGCATCACCGCCAGCGACTGTTTTTCCATCGCCAGCGGCAATGCGGCGCGCGCGGCGATGGCGGCGAAGGAGGTCACCCCCGGCACAATCTCCAGCCACGGCTGCCGCCCAATCCGCGCCAGCAGGAACACCCAGGTGCTGAACAGCATCGCGTCCCCCAGGGTGATAAAACCCACCCGCTTGCCGTCGGCGACGTCGTCCGTTAGCCGTTGCGCCATCTCGTCCCACACCGCTTCTTTTTCGTCGTTTTCGGCGCGCATGGGAAAATGGCGGGTGCGGATTTCCGTCGCCGGCGCCAGATACTCGCGCACGATGGATAAGGCCAGACTGTCTCCGCCTTTGCGTCCCGCCGGCGCATACAGAATATCGAGGGTGGCGAGCAGACGGGCGGCACGCACGGTGATCAAATCGGCGGCGCCGGGACCGACGCCCAGGGCGTACAGCCTGCCGCGCGTCATGCCGCCTCCCGGTCGTTGCGGCGCAGCGCGGCGTCAAGATGCCGGGCGAACATCTCGCGGATCTGCGGGTTTTCCCCCAGCCCTTGCAACCAGCACTGGGCGGCGATCCCCGCCGCCTCCAGCCGTGATTTCCACGACGCCTCCTCATCCGACGCCATGTCGTTGATGGCGTGATCCCCCGCCACCAGCATCAGCGGCATCAGGTGAACCTTACGCACTTCCTGCTGTTGCAGGCGCAGAATGATATGGTCGATTTCCGGATAGCTTTCCACCGCCCCCACCAGCGCGGGAAACTGCTGCGACGCCATCAGGTGATCGAGGCAGGCATAGGCTGAAAACGCGTGATGGCTGGCGCCGTGCCCCATAAACACCACCCGCTCATCGGCGGCCAGCGGCGGCATCTGCCCGCGCAGCGCGGTCATTATCTGCCGGTAGTCATCAAAGCCGCTGAGCAGCGGCGCGCCCAGCGCCAACCGCTGGAAACGGGGCGCAAACGCCCGCGCCTCCGTAGCCACCTTTTCATACTCATCGCCGTTGATCACATGCAGCGACTGCAGCGCCACGTCCTGGTAGCCCGCCTGCGCCAGCCGGTTGAGCGCCTGCGCCGGGTTATCCACCCGCAGACCGTCGCGCTCCCGCAGCTTGCGGATAATCATTTCCGACGTGAAAGCGCGAAACAGCTCCCGTTCGGGGTAGGCGGCCGCCAGATGCCGCTCGCAGGCGTCAATGTTCTTCTGCCGGGTTTGCGGGTAGCTGGTGCCGAAACTGATAATCAGCAGTGCTTTTTTCATGCTATTTTCCTCGTTCTCTCTGCCAGTCGGCCAGCCGCCGGATAAACGCCTCCAGCGTGGCGACCTGTTCCTGCGCGTCCGCCGACGCCGCGGGGCGGCGCACCACGATGCAGGGAATATTCAATGCCAGACAGGGCGCCACCTTTTGCCGGTAGCCGCCCGGCGCGCCGGACTCTTTGGTGATCACCACGTCCGGCCGACAGTGTCGATACAGCGCCTGATTAAATTCGGCGCTGAACGGCCCGCACTGGGCGATAATCTGCTCCACCCCCAGCCCCAGCGCCTCGCACTGCGCCAGCACCGCCGCCGTCGGCAACACCCGCGCCAGCAGGTACTTTTCCGGCAGCCGTTGCCGCCAGGCCGCCAGTTCCTTGCTGCCGGTGGTCAGCAGTACGCGCGGCCCCAGCGAACGGGCGACGGCGCAGGCCGCGTCAAGGCTCTCCACCTTGTGCAGCAGCGGATGGTCGATGGCGTCAATGTCGCTGGGCCGCTGATAGCGGGTCAGCGGCAGGGATAAACGGCGACAGGCCGCCGCCACGTTGTGATGCAGCGCGTCGGCGTAGGGGTGCGAGGCGTCAATCACCCAGCGCACCCGCCGCGCGGCAAGGTAGTCCGTTATGGCGTCCGCATCCATGCGCCCGACCACCACCTCGCCCGCAATGTCGCCCGCCAGCTGTTCGCCCGTCGCCGTGGCGACGGAAAGCCGGTAGCGCTCGCCAGCGGCGTCCAGCGCGCGGCAAATCAGCCGGGCGTCGCTGGTGCCGCCGAAGATATGGATCGCCGGGTCGCTCACAGTTCATAGCCTCTGGGGGTGATCATCAGCCCGTCGCGGCAGTAGGTGGTTTTATTGCCGACAATCACCAGACTGGTCATATCCACCGGCGTGAAGTCCATCGCGCCGAAGGTGGTGATCCATTTCTCTTCTTTCTTGCGTCCGGCCGCCTTGACCACCCCGACCGGCGTCTGCACCGCCGTCCAGGGCGCCATCAGAGCAAACGCCCGCGCCAGATGCCCTTCGCGGCCGCGGCTGCGCGGGTTGTAGAAACAGATCACGAAGTCGGCCTGCGCCGCCGCGACGATGCGCTTTTCAATCACCGGCCACGGCGTCAGCAGATCGCTCAGGCTGATATGGCAGAAATCGTGCATCAGCGGCGCGCCCAGCAGCGACGCGGCGGCGATGCTGGCGGTGATGCCCGCCACCAGCCGCACCTCAAGATCCAAACGCTGCTGGCCGACCAGTTCCAGCACCAGCCCGGCCATGCCGTAAATACCGGCGTCGCCGCTGCTGATCAGCGCGACGTTGCGGCCGGACAGCGCCAGATCGATGGCCGTCTGACAGCGTTCGATCTCTTTGCACATGCCGGTTTTGATCACCTGCTTGTCGCCGGTCAGGCGTTTCACCAGATGGGTGTAGGTTTTGTATCCCACCACGATTTCCGCTTGCTGAATCGCCGCAATGGCTTCCTGCGTCATCATGGCTTCGCTGCCCGGCCCGATGCCGATTACGGTTAACATTGCGCTACTCCCCAAGCTATTCCCAAAGTAATGGTGACCCCCTGCTGACGCAGGGTAGGACCAATCAGGTTGCCGCCGCTCATCAGCCAGGCCACCGGTTGCGAAACGCTGCCGACGCCCAGCGTGCGACGCACAAATTCGGAGGCCGGAAAACGCCGTTCATGCGGACGCAGCGCATCGACGCCGAACAGCGTAAAAGGCACGCCGCGGCGCTGCGCCAGTTGCTGCAACGCCGTTTCGTCCCGCTTAATCTCGACGCTGCCGATGGCCCGCAGCGCCAGGGGATCAAGGCGGTTTTCCGCCAGCTGACTCGACAGCAGTTCCTCCAGCGTTTGCAGCGCGGTGTTCCGCCGGCAGCCGATGCCCGCCACCACCCGGCGCGGCACCAGCTTGAAAACCGGCAGCGGCGGTTCAGGCAGCCGGTCGCGCAGGGTGACGCATACCAGCGCGTCCAACGGCGGCGGCGCATCAAGACGCGCCACCGGGATAAACCCGCGCACATCGCAGCGCGAGCGCTCGCCGAGCAGCGGCTCGTCCCACCACAGCCCGACGCGCCGGCCGCTGACCAGCATCTGGTTCACCGTTTTTACCGCCGCACGGAAATCCGCCAGCTCCGCCTCCAGCTCCGCGGCCAGCGTATCCAGCGCCGCCAGTTGGTTGACATCGGTGGCGGTGGTGATCACCGCCTCGGCCCCCAGCAGATCCGCCAGACGGCGGGTCAGCGCGTTGGCGCCGCCGATGTGGCCGGAGAGCAGGCTGATAACGTGCTGTCCCCGTTCGTCGATCACCACCACCGCCGGGTCGGTCAGCTTGTCGTTTAACAGCGGCGCAATCGCCCGCACCGCGATGCCGGTCGCGCCGATCACCACCAGCGCGGCGTAGTGGTGAAAGGCGGCGCGCAGGGTGTCGGCGAAGCTGCCGTCAAAGGCGATAAATCCCGGTTCCAGCAGTTTTTCGCTGGTAAAGCAGGTCAGCGGCATATGCGCCCGGATGCGCCGGGCGAGACGTACGCCGCCGGGCGTCAGACAGAACAGCGCTATCGACTCAGGCCGGGCGGTATTCATGGCTAAACTCCGCGTCATAGAGCCGGGAATAGTGGTACTCATCGCCGAGAAAGGCGCCCACCAGAATCAGCGCGGTTTTTTGAATGGCGGCGGCGCGCGCCTGCTCGGCGATATCCGCCAGCGTGCCGCGCACCGTGCGGCTTTCCGGCCAGGTGGCCTTGTACACCACCGCCGCCGGCGTGGTTGCCGGGTAGCCGCCGGCGATCAGCCGTGCCGCCACCCCGTCGATATTCTGCACCGACAGGAAAATCGCCATCGAGGTTTGGTGCGCGGCAAACGCCTCCAACTGCTCCAGCGGCGGCATCGGCGTGCGCCCCTCAATGCGGGTGATAATCAGGCTCTGCGCCACTTGCGGCACGGTGTACTCCACCCCGAGCTGGGCGGCCGCCCCCAGAAACGCGCTGACGCCCGGCACCGAAACGAAGCCGATATCCTGTTGCGCCAGCGCCTCCCCTTGCTCGCGAATCGAACCATACAGCGAGAGATCGCCGGTTTGCAGCCGCACCACCAGCTTGCCGGCGCGCACGCCGTCCACCATCAGCGCGACGATGTCGCCCAGCGCCAGCACGGCGCTGTCGTGGCATTCCGCCTGCGGCGAGCAGTAGTCGAGCAATTCGGTATTAATCAGCGACCCGGCGTAGATCACCACGTCCGCCTGCTGCAACAGGCGATAGCCTTGCAGCGTAATCAATTCGCGGTCGCCGGGCCCGGCGCCCACGAACCATACCTTGCGGGTATCAAAGTTTTTAGCGTTGCTCACGTCAGGCGTGATGCTTTCCTGTTCAGGCATGGTTTGCCTCCTTGCGGCAAGAAATAAGATAGGTGGGGTTGGCCGGTTTAAAATAATGGCCGTCGCCCAGCGGCGTCAGCGCGGAAACCTGTAACTGCGCGCATTCCAGGGCGTTCACCGGCAGTTGCCCCAAATGCGCCAGCGCCTGGTTGAGGTTATCCAGCAGGATAAAGGTCAGCACCAGACGGCCGCCGGGATGCAGATGCGCCAGCGCCCAGTCAATCAGCGCGGTAAGCCTGCCGCCGCTGCCGCCGATAAACACCGCATCGGCCATGACCTCCAGCGGCAGCGGCGCGACGCCGGAGATAATCCCCACGTTGCGGCAGCCGAAGCGTCGGCAATTTTCCTCAATCAGCGCCAGCGCCGCCGCATTGCGCTCAATCGCCGCGACCCGAAGCCGGGGAAAACGCCGCGCCGCCTCCAGCGCCACGCTGCCGGTTCCGGCGCCGACGTCAATCAGCAACGCCGCCTCCTCCAGTTCCAGCCGTTCCAGCGCCAGTAAGCGCACCGGCTCTTTGGTCATCGGGACGCGCTGGCCGCGTAAAAATTCTTCATCTTTCATTGAGGATCACCACCACATTCATGTCATAGCGTTGCGCCACCGCCTGCGGTTGCAGGCGGTGGATGCGCTCATCCGGCAGGGAGAGGTTCTCGCCGATAAT comes from Brenneria nigrifluens DSM 30175 = ATCC 13028 and encodes:
- a CDS encoding decarboxylating cobalt-precorrin-6B (C(15))-methyltransferase is translated as MKDEEFLRGQRVPMTKEPVRLLALERLELEEAALLIDVGAGTGSVALEAARRFPRLRVAAIERNAAALALIEENCRRFGCRNVGIISGVAPLPLEVMADAVFIGGSGGRLTALIDWALAHLHPGGRLVLTFILLDNLNQALAHLGQLPVNALECAQLQVSALTPLGDGHYFKPANPTYLISCRKEANHA
- a CDS encoding cobyric acid synthase codes for the protein MTLSVMLQGTASDVGKSVLVAGLCRIFAQDGYRCAPFKSQNMALNSGITPYGEEMGRAQIFQAEAAGIEPDVRMNPVLLKPTSDRKSQVVLMGKAVCNMDAVSYHQYKPQLRQQIYQVYHSLAGEYDVMVLEGAGSPAEINLRDRDIVNMGMAAMADAPVLLVADIDRGGVFAAIYGTLALLRPEEKSRVKGVIINKFRGDVALLRSGLAQIEELTGVPVIGVMPWLDITLEDEDGVALQTGKYHAGTQAAGAVEKALDIAVVRLPHIANFSDFNPLVAQPDVNLRYVAEPSALAGADLLILPGSKNTLGDLQWLQRSGFAQALLSQHQAGVPIVGICGGYQMLGRRIIDGVESDVAQMAGLGLLDVTTEFAVEKVTARVSGRCGDALPGIFSAGAGKALGGYEIHMGASRLGDGARPFARLTLSNGRLVDYSDGAVNEDGSVVGSYIHGLFDNGEFTRALLNALRRRKGVAPFAGEAFDYARHKRQQFDILAAAMREHIDIEAIYGFMAGYGKHNADG
- the cbiG gene encoding cobalt-precorrin 5A hydrolase, giving the protein MNTARPESIALFCLTPGGVRLARRIRAHMPLTCFTSEKLLEPGFIAFDGSFADTLRAAFHHYAALVVIGATGIAVRAIAPLLNDKLTDPAVVVIDERGQHVISLLSGHIGGANALTRRLADLLGAEAVITTATDVNQLAALDTLAAELEAELADFRAAVKTVNQMLVSGRRVGLWWDEPLLGERSRCDVRGFIPVARLDAPPPLDALVCVTLRDRLPEPPLPVFKLVPRRVVAGIGCRRNTALQTLEELLSSQLAENRLDPLALRAIGSVEIKRDETALQQLAQRRGVPFTLFGVDALRPHERRFPASEFVRRTLGVGSVSQPVAWLMSGGNLIGPTLRQQGVTITLGIAWGVAQC
- a CDS encoding cobalt-factor II C(20)-methyltransferase, producing the protein MTRGRLYALGVGPGAADLITVRAARLLATLDILYAPAGRKGGDSLALSIVREYLAPATEIRTRHFPMRAENDEKEAVWDEMAQRLTDDVADGKRVGFITLGDAMLFSTWVFLLARIGRQPWLEIVPGVTSFAAIAARAALPLAMEKQSLAVMPCTAPPAQLEQALIAHDCVVLMKVYGHFAALRELLARLDLLDHALLMSDASLPGERCWRRLDQVGDEQKLPYFSTILVNKSWRSEE
- the cbiK gene encoding sirohydrochlorin cobaltochelatase translates to MKKALLIISFGTSYPQTRQKNIDACERHLAAAYPERELFRAFTSEMIIRKLRERDGLRVDNPAQALNRLAQAGYQDVALQSLHVINGDEYEKVATEARAFAPRFQRLALGAPLLSGFDDYRQIMTALRGQMPPLAADERVVFMGHGASHHAFSAYACLDHLMASQQFPALVGAVESYPEIDHIILRLQQQEVRKVHLMPLMLVAGDHAINDMASDEEASWKSRLEAAGIAAQCWLQGLGENPQIREMFARHLDAALRRNDREAA
- a CDS encoding precorrin-3B C(17)-methyltransferase yields the protein MLTVIGIGPGSEAMMTQEAIAAIQQAEIVVGYKTYTHLVKRLTGDKQVIKTGMCKEIERCQTAIDLALSGRNVALISSGDAGIYGMAGLVLELVGQQRLDLEVRLVAGITASIAAASLLGAPLMHDFCHISLSDLLTPWPVIEKRIVAAAQADFVICFYNPRSRGREGHLARAFALMAPWTAVQTPVGVVKAAGRKKEEKWITTFGAMDFTPVDMTSLVIVGNKTTYCRDGLMITPRGYEL
- a CDS encoding cobalt-precorrin-6A reductase, with protein sequence MSDPAIHIFGGTSDARLICRALDAAGERYRLSVATATGEQLAGDIAGEVVVGRMDADAITDYLAARRVRWVIDASHPYADALHHNVAAACRRLSLPLTRYQRPSDIDAIDHPLLHKVESLDAACAVARSLGPRVLLTTGSKELAAWRQRLPEKYLLARVLPTAAVLAQCEALGLGVEQIIAQCGPFSAEFNQALYRHCRPDVVITKESGAPGGYRQKVAPCLALNIPCIVVRRPAASADAQEQVATLEAFIRRLADWQRERGK
- a CDS encoding cobalt-precorrin-4 methyltransferase; its protein translation is MPEQESITPDVSNAKNFDTRKVWFVGAGPGDRELITLQGYRLLQQADVVIYAGSLINTELLDYCSPQAECHDSAVLALGDIVALMVDGVRAGKLVVRLQTGDLSLYGSIREQGEALAQQDIGFVSVPGVSAFLGAAAQLGVEYTVPQVAQSLIITRIEGRTPMPPLEQLEAFAAHQTSMAIFLSVQNIDGVAARLIAGGYPATTPAAVVYKATWPESRTVRGTLADIAEQARAAAIQKTALILVGAFLGDEYHYSRLYDAEFSHEYRPA